The Monomorium pharaonis isolate MP-MQ-018 chromosome 5, ASM1337386v2, whole genome shotgun sequence genome segment AAAGCATTTCCACTCCAGTGTCCACAATCAGTTAGTGTGAGTGTGCGTGTGTATCCACTGGTTAtcttaactaaaacattaaagtttaataaattaggCTGCTCAACAATGTGTTACTTTTGCCTCCACAAAACCGTCATATTCATAAATCATTGCATCTTTAGAAATGTGcattaaaagtaaacaaattaCCTATTTTCAAATACAAATTCTCGAATTCAATCTCACAATGTTTGTCTGCAAATACTTGATCATATTTGTAACCCAGTTGACCTTTATCATAGTACACCTAgaatatataatcatttaatcCCTAAAGTTAACCAATTATAATCCTGATGGAAATATactactgaaatattttagagaaaaatataagattgtcacaaattttggtaatttatttattttctgaatTGGCCGAAAAAATTCAGTAAGTGGCcaaaattatacaatgtaatattatagatgcataaaattttcactAGTCTGTTAATATAACTACAAAACATGTAAAAAGTTAGGAAGTCCAATTTTCgagagtaaaaaattaattctttgaaaatttcagTTTTCTCTGATTTTTCTCGGTAGTAAATACCCTGATTCTCTATCTAATAATTTGACTTTAAACatcaagaaagagagagatattaaaaaatatatgtaatcaataaatcattaatcttacagaaatttttcgaaaaaagaaactagtataaaatttttttaccagATATATAAGGGAgggttaaatatatatatatctctaatagaaattttttatgcaccTCTCCATCTTCCGTAAGCAAAAAGATGCAAAGATCACAGCCGCAGAGGatcatctttattttcttcttgagCATGAACTTCATTTTCTTCGAATCGtctttattataagtatatataataccttCCCTCTTGCTCTCATTATAGTTGCATGAACACTGTGCAAGccttgaataaaaaataattacagcaTTATCATATTgtagaaaagtaaaataagtaaaaaaattaataaaagtataacttatttgtattttactttgtatgaaaagtaaaattatcataattctATCGCATACATTCTACAGCACAACGTTCTCtagaaagctttctgaaagatgtgtgctgtgtggaattttactttaaaaagatGCAAAAGGATTAAAAGTAAGATAGTTATACgactcaattatttttaataatttttttaagagagagaaaaaaaaataattcatatcaAACTCGATCGAATTCATTTACCCGGATCGGATTTTCGTTTTTGGCCGCGTAAAAATTACAGCAATCTCAGCCATCAGACAACAATCAGATATCGCTACTGGCCTAAtgaatttacttaataattggCTATTCAGCTGCGTgtactaacctaacctaacctaatctAACCTAATCTAACTTTTAGGAACTGGATTAAACTCGACTcgattaagaattaattattttaatttattgagaaactttttctatttaaaatataaataacacagTCGTACTAAAAAAAGAcagaaacttttaattaaaaattaattatataattttaaagattttgcgCGAAATCACTGCTCGCAATTTGCGATTTGAAACAATTTacctcaaatatatttttaaggctTATTGAACATTTTCGAATTCAAATATTCTTTGTGTCCTAATATTTATCTGTCTCGCGATCGAATCGTTTGAAACAATATTGCTAGCATCATCTTCGTAAGAAAACAGGGAAACAAAACAAAAGCCAAAAGtcataataatatacacacacgagAGAG includes the following:
- the LOC105833408 gene encoding uncharacterized protein LOC105833408 isoform X1, producing MIKSGADNAAKGKDDPAYRGLNRKSSNYYRKLAQCSCNYNESKREGIIYTYNKDDSKKMKFMLKKKIKMILCGCDLCIFLLTEDGEVYYDKGQLGYKYDQVFADKHCEIEFENLYLKIVKITSGYTRTLTLTDCGHWSGNAFGQLGLDHIDNVFKSTLKFLARF
- the LOC105833408 gene encoding uncharacterized protein LOC105833408 isoform X3, whose translation is MAEIAVIFTRPKTKIRSGLAQCSCNYNESKREGIIYTYNKDDSKKMKFMLKKKIKMILCGCDLCIFLLTEDGEVYYDKGQLGYKYDQVFADKHCEIEFENLYLKIVKITSGYTRTLTLTDCGHWSGNAFGQLGLDHIDNVFKSTLKFLARF
- the LOC105833408 gene encoding uncharacterized protein LOC105833408 isoform X2, which produces MIKSGADNAAKGKDDPAYRGLNRKSSNYYRKLAQCSCNYNESKREGIIYTYNKDDSKKMKFMLKKKIKMILCGCDLCIFLLTEDGEVYYDKGQLGYKYDQVFADKHCEIEFENLYLKIVKITSGYTRTLTLTDCGHWSGNAFGQLGLDHIDNVFKSTLSCS